In Nostoc edaphicum CCNP1411, the sequence TCCAAGACATCGTAAGGTACTCTTGCCCAATCAGCAGTCATGCCATCTTCACTGGTCACAATCCGCAAAACAATCGGGTAAGCGTAAGTGCGTTGATCCCCCATAACGCCAACACTACGAATTGGCAGCAATACAGCAAATGCTTGCCAGAAATCATGATACATACCGCGTTGGTTAATTTCTTGCCGGACAATCAAATCGGCATCACGCAAAATATTTAACCGCTCAGATGTGACTTCCCCCAAGATGCGAATTGCCAAACCAGGCCCAGGAAAAGGTTGCCGTTGGACAATTTCTTCTGGTAAACCAATGGAACGCCCAACTTTGCGGACTTCATCTTTAAATAGTTTCCGCAGTGGTTCTACCAATTTAAATCTTAGGTCTTTGGGCAAACCGCCAACATTGTGATGGCTCTTAATTTTCACCGCTACCCGCTCACCAGTTTGGGGATCAACGTTGGTGTCAGCAGATTCGATAACATCTGGATAAAGAGTCCCTTGAGCCAAATAGTCAAAGTGACCAAGACGTTTGGATGTTTCCTCAAATACAGCAATAAATTCGTGTCCGATGCGGCGGCGTTTTTCTTCAGGATCTGTGATATCAGCAACTCTAGCTAAAAAGCGATCGCGGGCATTAACATACTCTACAGGAATGTGAAACTGCTCTTGGAACAGCTTTACCAATCGCTCTGGCTCATACTTTCGCATAAAGCCTTGATCGATAAACACGCAAGTCAGTTGTTCACCAATGGCTTTATACAGCAAGAAGGCCAGGGTAGAAGAATCCACTCCACCAGACAGCGCCAACAGCACCCGCTTCTCGCCAACTCTAGCGCGAATTTCTTGAATTGCTTCTTCGACAAAAGCCGCTGTTGTCCAAGTGGGTTCGCAATCGCAGATATGGTAGACAAAATTACGGATTAATGCAATCCCGCCAAGAGAATGCACCACCTCTGGATGGAACTGAACGCCGTAAAGTTTCCTTTCGTGGTCAGCAATGGCAGCACAGGGAGTATTTTCTGTATGTGCCAGCAATTCAAACCCCGATGGCATTTGGATAACTGAGTCTCCGTGACTCATCCACATGGTGGTGCCATCTTCGACGTTGGTGAGCAAATCTGTGGGATCATCAATATATAATGATGCTTTGCCATACTCACCTCGATCGGCCTTTGCTACTTCGCCACCGAGTTGGTTCACCATCAGCTGCATCCCATAGCAAACACCCAAAATGGGTATTCCCAAATTCCAGATTTCTGGGTCACAATGGGGAGCGTTATCACCATAAACCGAACTCGGCCCACCGGAGAGGATGATTCCTTTGGGATTGAGTTGGCGCAATTGTTCAGAAGTAGTGCGATAGGATAAAACTTCAGAGTATACTTGAGTCTCGCGGATGCGACGGGCAATCAACTCAGAATATTGAGAGCCGAAATCCAGAATTACAATCAATTGGCGATCAAGCCGCCCAAAATTTTCCAATGTTTGGGGCGCTTGTTCTGTTGGTAGAGTCACCGCTGTATTCATGACGGGAGTATTATGTCTGTTAAGGATAGATGCTTTGTGGTCTATAGTGATGCTATTATTCAGCCTGGTTAGGCTGATAATGGTATAGAAGCCCTAGACAAACGCGAGGTTATGTGCGCTTGTCTAGTCCCGGAGTCGGAGATGGTATTAAAACGATAAACTTACCTTAGAGTGGTTACTTAAAAGATTATTTATTTGGATTGTTTACGATTATTCATAATAAATTAACATAATTTTCCCATCAACAGGCCAGCAGTTTTACTCTTCACAATAATTTTGCGATCGCGATCAAAGAGGATAGAGCCACAGACTGTAGTTCCTGTGCCCTTTTGGCTATGGCTTTGGATGTATTCTTGGGAACGAACATCGATGGTTTCGGCGATCGCACTGTAAACTTGATTTACCCAATCACTGCCAGTTGCAGCATCTAGCGATTTTAGATATGTTAGTGCTGCTTCGGCGGTAGCACTATTAAACACAGCTTGGATATCTGGTAATTTTAAACCTGCGATCGCACAGTGCGCTGCCAAAATTTCCCGCCTTCCATCAGCCAAGTAGTGATGAGTGTGAAAAATCCCTCCTGCCAGTTTCATCAGCTTACCGTGATAGCCAAATAATAATATTTCTCTCACACCCAGCACATCAGCTTCTACTAACATTGGGCCAAGCCAGTTAGCAGTTTTGACCAATTGTTCAGGATTAATCCCTAGTTTACGCGCCAAATCTAGGCCATTTTCGCCGATACAAAATACTAAACTCTCAAAACGACTGGCTTTATTTTGTAATTCCGCCCGAAAAACTGCAAGCTGATCTGGCGTACTTAAGGGTTGAGAAATACCAGTTGTGCCTAAAAGCGAAAGTCCTTCAACCACACCAAAAGCAGAATTTGAAGTCCGAACAGCTAGCGATCGCCCTTCGGGTAGAATAATCGTCACCGTGATTTTTTCCCCAGGTGCCAGCATTCGTTGCAAATTCTCTTGCAACAGCCTTTGAGCATAAGCATAAATGGCTGGCTTGTCATCAGCATTTAATTGCCTACCAATCCCTTCCCCACCTTTAATAATTACTGCATCATCACCCTGTTCTCGCCATTCCACCAATGCCCAAATCGGTGTATTTTTAGTCAGGTCAAGATTATCACCGGGATCGCTGCGAGCGATCGCCAAAACTATACTTTCAGATAGTCCTGCGACCTGTTCAATGGGGATTTCTGCGATTTGAGCGGGTTCAATTAAATCTACAGATGCTAAAGTTAGGGATTGGCGATCGTTTAACCAGTGTAAAGCTGCAACAGCAGCAGCGCAAGCAAAGACGGGAAGTGTGTATCCAGAACGGGACATTTTTTAAATTCAAAAGTACAAAATAATTCTTCAAAAATAAAGACACAACCCATTTCTTCCAG encodes:
- the guaA gene encoding glutamine-hydrolyzing GMP synthase is translated as MNTAVTLPTEQAPQTLENFGRLDRQLIVILDFGSQYSELIARRIRETQVYSEVLSYRTTSEQLRQLNPKGIILSGGPSSVYGDNAPHCDPEIWNLGIPILGVCYGMQLMVNQLGGEVAKADRGEYGKASLYIDDPTDLLTNVEDGTTMWMSHGDSVIQMPSGFELLAHTENTPCAAIADHERKLYGVQFHPEVVHSLGGIALIRNFVYHICDCEPTWTTAAFVEEAIQEIRARVGEKRVLLALSGGVDSSTLAFLLYKAIGEQLTCVFIDQGFMRKYEPERLVKLFQEQFHIPVEYVNARDRFLARVADITDPEEKRRRIGHEFIAVFEETSKRLGHFDYLAQGTLYPDVIESADTNVDPQTGERVAVKIKSHHNVGGLPKDLRFKLVEPLRKLFKDEVRKVGRSIGLPEEIVQRQPFPGPGLAIRILGEVTSERLNILRDADLIVRQEINQRGMYHDFWQAFAVLLPIRSVGVMGDQRTYAYPIVLRIVTSEDGMTADWARVPYDVLEVISTRIVNEVKGVNRVVYDITSKPPGTIEWE
- the cbiD gene encoding cobalt-precorrin-5B (C(1))-methyltransferase CbiD gives rise to the protein MSRSGYTLPVFACAAAVAALHWLNDRQSLTLASVDLIEPAQIAEIPIEQVAGLSESIVLAIARSDPGDNLDLTKNTPIWALVEWREQGDDAVIIKGGEGIGRQLNADDKPAIYAYAQRLLQENLQRMLAPGEKITVTIILPEGRSLAVRTSNSAFGVVEGLSLLGTTGISQPLSTPDQLAVFRAELQNKASRFESLVFCIGENGLDLARKLGINPEQLVKTANWLGPMLVEADVLGVREILLFGYHGKLMKLAGGIFHTHHYLADGRREILAAHCAIAGLKLPDIQAVFNSATAEAALTYLKSLDAATGSDWVNQVYSAIAETIDVRSQEYIQSHSQKGTGTTVCGSILFDRDRKIIVKSKTAGLLMGKLC